The genomic region TATCGCTGTTTATGTCGAACTCTCGTTCCGAACGATGTCTCGACACTGAATCCAGCCGGTTGCTAGGTTTCCCACTAGAGTCATAATTATCCTCACTCATCTCGTATATTGATAATCTGGCATCGGGTAAAAGTTCCACCCCGCTTCTGCCTGTCAATCTCGACTCTCTGAGAGGTGTTCCCAGATTTCTGTGCATCCAGCACCATCAGCAAGATCATCGAGGTGACTACTCTCGTCATTTGATGTAGATGCAGCGTCAGATGAAGCAGTGTCAACGTTTGATTCCTCACTCTCTATATCCTGTTCGTCGCTGTCGATGCGTTGCTCCGGGTCAATAGCATCGATCTGGCGATCACTATCACTGCTTACACCCGTCATTGTGACGACTCCTGTGTATCAGCATTATACAGTTCAGGAGCGACATCTGCGGACGCATGCTGACGGGAGGTCACATCAAGATTCTTTTTTGATTCAGATCTGAGCTTATTTTCATTTGTCTGTTCAGTATTAGCTTTTCTCGTCCCAGAGTCGACGATCGCCGCTCGTTTAATTGCTATTGCAGCAACCGAGTTGATTGCCGACTGTGGATTCAAATCAGTCATCACCTCAAATAATCTCTTTACTGCTGTATAAGAGCCGCTGCAAGAGTGAATTCAACCCCTACTCCCGAATACCAGAATTTTATGCTGGTATTGGCGACATAGATTATATGGTACATACGGCTCCCGTCTAGCGATTATGATTGATTGTGCACGTCATCGGCATCGTCGCCGTTTGCATCCTCCGTCACACACTGTGGTGTTCGGTCCAAGTTAATACTATGACTGTCCGACTTCGAGTACTTGATGATGGTGCATGGATATCCGTCAACGATCATAGAGAAGTAAGCGTAAGCGAACTTTGGCGGGTTGAAGCAACTGATTTTTGTTCATGTGATCTTGTTGATTTCGTTGTTGAAAATTTCCAAACAGTCGGTGTTAACGGTCAGACAATTGAAGTTATTGTCTATGGCCAATGTATCGCTTGTGGTGCAACCGGTGAGACCGAGTGGCTTCCAGTTGGTCGGGTCATAGACGGTGAATTCGCCGTATTTGATGAATCAACTGTTCGTCGAACACGGGAATCAAGAAAACCGGAAACAAATTCTGGTTAGCGGGAGCAGCGGGGAATGGTGACGAAACACTATCACCTATGTTCTTGTTCCTCGTTATTAATTCTATCATGCCGACGGACGTCGAACGCTGGAAATCAGAGGTGTATGGGCAGGAAATACGCGAGCATCTCTTTGAGTTCGCTGAGGAGGGATATGATACAATCCCGGAGGATGAACGAGATGCATGGTTTGAGCGGTTCAAATGGTGGGGTCTTTACCATCAGCGAAACGGACAAGAAGGTTACTTTATGATGCGGATCGGGACACCAAACGGTGTCATGAAGCCTGGTCAGCTTCGCGTAGTCGGTGAAATTGCATCCGAATATGCCACTGGTCCTGGTGTGAATCCAATATTCGGTGATGGATACGCTGATTTCACAACGCGACAGTCAATCCAACTTCACTGGATTGAATTATCAGATATCCCGGATATCTTCGAGAAGCTTGAAGAAAACGGGCTTTCGACACAACAGGCATGCGGTGACTCATGGCGAAATATTGTTGGAAATCCTGTTGCCGGTAAGGATGCACGTGAGGTTATCGATGCATGGCCAGTCATTCATGATCTCAATGAGACATTCAAGGGGAATGATGATCATTCCAATCTGCCACGAAAATGGAAGGTTTCTGTTACCGGTACGCCTGATGGTTCCGGTCAAGGCGATATCAACGACCTTGCGTTTGAACCAGCCTACAAAACGATTGATGGTGAGGAGACTGTTGGATTCAACGTTCGTGTTGGAGGCGGTCTTGCTCGTAACGAGCCACGATTTGCTCGTGACATCGATGTTTGGGTCCCTCCAGCGGATGTGTCAACAGTCGCAGGTGGACTTTCAGCGTTATTCCGAGATAACGGCGATCGTGAAGATCGATATAACGCCCGTATCAAGTTCCTTGTCGACGAGTGGGGTGCAGACAAAGTTCGTGAGACACTCCAATCGGAGTATGTTGACTTCGAGTTACACACGGCTGGACGTGACGTTCGAGAGGAATACACATATAATACCGGAGATGGTGACCGCAATGACCTGATTGGGGTACATGAACAGCACGACGGATCATACTTTATTGGATTGAATGTCCTTGTTGGGCGAATGGGAGCATCTGATGTGCTTGAACTCGCTGATCTCGCCTCTGAATACGGGTCTGGTGAAGTTCGACTCTCTCAGCGACAGAATATCATCGTTACGGATATTCCAAAGGATGCTGTTGATGAATTCACGAGTGAGCAACTTCTCGAAAATTACTCACCAGATCCATCTCCATTCATGCGGGGATCTGTTGCCTGCACAGGTACTGAATTCTGTTCGTTATCCATTGTCGAGACAAAGAACCGACAAGTTCGATACGCTCGATGGCTCAAGGACAATGTCACGCTTCCGGGTGACGTTGACGAGTTTCATATCCACCTATCAGGATGCACTGCTTCCTGTGCACAACCACAGATTGCAGATATCAGCCTTCGAGGGATGAAAACGCGCAAGAATGGGGAGCCTGTTGAGGCTCTCGATGTTGGTCTTGGCGGTGGACTTGGTGCAGAGCCACAGTTCGCACGCTGGGTGACCCAACGTGTTCCTGTTGATGAGATTCCCGGTGCAATCTCAAATCTGATTGAAACATTCGCTGCTGAGCGTAACGATGACGAATCATTCCGTGCGTTCATCGATAGACATGATAATGATGAGCTTGATTCATTTGTTGCGCCTGAGGAGACCGATTATGAGGATCCAATGATGCACAATACCAAGCGTACGTGGTATCCATATGCAGAGAATGACGGTCTTGATGCCGGACCATCTGCACCCGCGGACGACTAACACGAATGAGTGATCGACTCCTCCGCGTGAACGCATACACAACACTCGACCTCGCCGATGTCCGTGCCCGTGGACATGACTTTGACGTAAATACGCTTGGCGTTGTAAACGTTACCGCGCCACGAAAAAACCCGGATCATGTGACGCTTCAGGTTGAAATTGATCATACAACTGTTGAAATGCTTCCTGCCCATGCCGATGAAGTCACACTGTCAGCCTCAGAAGCTCGCACAATTGCTGATGATTTACACTCATACGCTGATCGCGTTGAGAACGCACAATCATCGGGCTCAGATGACGCATAAAGTGACCGAGTAGATTAACTGGGTCATATTACTTCAGAAACATTTTGCATGTAACTTTTTGTCCGACATGCTTCTCTAGCGCTCATTTCGAGACATTATCGAAGTATATCAACAGGGCTAATTCCCACGGTGAATTTAATCTAATATATTTTGAAATCAATTCTCGTTCACGACTAATATTGCAGTAGTACATTATAATGTAAACCAATTTAACTTTTGAATCAGTTGTTATGGGCGGTCATATGTTTATAATCAAAACTAAAAGTCGAGATGTCGTTTCATCGGCTAGATTAATAAATATGCTTGATGAGACCGATATCCAGATTCTTGAACTCCTTATCGAGGACGCTCGTCGCTCATACACCGACATCGCTCAAGTAGTCAATCTCTCCCCACCAGCAGTCTCAGACCGAATTGATCGTTTAGGTGAGTCTGGTGTTATCCGTCGGTTTACTGTTGAACTTGATCGATCACAACTCCGTGCTGGTGTCCCTATTTTGGTAACTCTCCGACCGTTGACATCCGCGGCTGACTCGGTCTACTCTGCCGTTCGTGAATCTCCGAAAGTTGAACACACATTTATGACCGCAAATAATACTATTACATTCTCTGCTCATGTCCGTGGAGACCGCGTTCGCGCCGCAATTAACGATATTGTCGACCCTTCACGGATTGATAGCTATGATGTCAGTATCGTTGACACTGCTGAATGGAGCCCCACCGTCGGCGAGACCGAATTCGCCCTATCATGCGCTGAGTGTGGCAATACCGTTACCACCGAGGGGCGTAGTGAACAAATTGGCGGCACAAAACGACAGTTTTGCTGCCCATCATGCTTAGACCGCTTTCGCAAACGATATAACCGAATTGAGGCTGATGCTGATACCCGATAAAAAACTAATGCTGGGAGTGATGATGTACAATAATAACTTTAGAATCAAAACTAAACGACCACTGATACCCCGGATTTGAAAAGGGAAATCGTGGTAAGCATAGACACCGTATATATCAATATGCCCACTCAGAGCACACGCATTGATATCGCGGGGATGTCTTGTGCTACTTGTTCACAATCGGTTCAAGATGCACTATCATCGCTTAGCGGTGTCGAAACGGTCTCAGTTAATGTTGCGACGGATGAAGCAGCAGTGACGCATGACCCAACCACAGTTTCTGTTAAGCAATTGTATGATACAATTTCGTCTGCTGGTTATGACCCGCTTGATGAACGCGCCTCAATCGGCATCACAGATCTTTCATGTTCGTCCTGTGCGCAAACAGTCGAGAGTGCACTTGAATCGGCTTCTGGTGTCCTCACCGCAGATGTCAACGCGGCAATTGATGAAGCACAAATTCAATATAATCCTGCTATGATGGCGAGGAGTGATCTTGCAGATATTATCACTAGCGCAGGATACACGCCGATTGCTGATGGATCAAATCCTCGAAATAGTCATGATGTAAGTACAGAAAACAACAGTAATGATACTGATATAAACACCGAGAGCGACAATACCGACGCTCGTGAAACTGCCCGGACGGCAGAAATAGACCGTCAACGTCGACTCACAATTTTCGGTGCAGTTCTCGCAACGCCGCTTGTTGGGTTTCTTTTAGCGCATCTTTTTATGCCAAATGCAATTCCGGCAACAATCCCATATCTAGACATTCCATTTGGGTGGGTTGCTTTTGTTCTCGCGACACCTATCCAATTAGTGTTAGGTCGAGAGTTCTATGAGAATAGCTACACCGCAGTTGTACGTAACCGAACGGCGAATATGGATGTGCTAATTGCGCTCGGATCCTCAACCGCATATCTATACTCTGTGGTTGCCCTCCTTGACATTCTTCCGCAGGCAGGATTGTATTTCGACACTGCTGCACTTATCTTAGTGTTCATTACACTTGGAAACTATCTTGAGGCTCGCTCAAAGGGGCAGGCATCATCAGCACTTCGGGCACTTCTTGAAATGGAAGCTGATACTGCAACGATTATTGAAGATAACACCGAGCAAACTATTCCCGTCTCCGATATCACCGTTGGTGATCAGCTACGGGTTCGCCCTGGTGAGCAAATCCCTACTGATGGCGCCGTTATTGAGGGATCCTCCGCAGTTGATGAGTCGATGGTAACTGGTGAGTCTGTCCCAGTATCAAAGAGCCCCGGAGATACTGTTGTTGGCTCAACCGTCAATCAAAATGGTGTAATTACTATTGAAGCAACAAAGATTGGCTCTGATACCGCAATACAACAAATTGTCCAAACAGTCAAAGAGGCACAATCACGCCAGCCAGATATTCAACAATTCGCTGATCGTATTTCTGCATACTTTGTTCCTGCAGTAATCCTCAATGCGGTTGTTTGGGCATTATTATGGTTTGCTTTCCCGTCAACATTAGCGAGTCTTACTGAATTCATTCCAGCAATTGGTATTATCGCTGGTGGACCAGTTGTTGCTGGCGGCACCGTTTCAACGGTTGAATTCGCCGTTCTTGTGTTTGCCTCTGCAGTTCTTATCGCCTGCCCTTGTGCGCTTGGTCTTGCAACCCCAGCAGCAACGATGGTCGGAACGACAATCGGTGCAAAAAATGGTATCTTATTTGAGGGGGGTGACGTATTAGAGCGTGTTCGAGATATTGACACTGTTGTATTTGATAAGACGGGAACGTTGACGACAGGTGAAATGTCCGTCACGGATGTTATTGCCCTCAATCCACAGACAGATGGTGGACAACTAGACTCAGAAAATAATGGCTTGCTCGACTCAAATACACGCTCTTCGGGTGCATCCATAGACACAGATTCGGATGCAGACGTAGACGCAGAAATAAAAACAAAGACAGATATAGATCCAGATCCAGATCTCGTGAGAACCCCTCGTGAGATGGCTGTTCTTCGCCTTGCGGCTTCCGCTGAGCAAAACAGTGAACACCCATTGGGAGACGCAATTGTTAGTGCAGCTCGCAAGTGTGATCTCAATATCCCTACGGCGACAGAGTTCAATGCAATTCCTGGACAGGGTGTCCGCGCGACTGTTGATCAACAAACCGTCATTGTCGGAAACGACCGACTTCTGAAGAATGCAGGTATTGACATCGACCCTGCAGCGTCGACACTTCGTGAACTCGAATCCAATGGTAAAACCGCGATGCTTGTTGGCGTCATTGATAACCCAGATGTCTCGATTCTCGATGATACTGATACTGATACTGAGATAACCGATACCCGACGCCTTGTTGGTGTTATTGCTGATGCGGACACAATCAAAGATTCTGCCATGGATGCGGTTGAAACTCTGCGTGCCCGCGGAACAAATGTTCATCTCATCACAGGAGATAACGAACGAACCGCGAAAGCAGTCGCGAGTCAGGTTGGTATTGACCCCGAGAATGTCCGCGCAGAGGTCCTTCCAGAAGCGAAAGCCGATGCCGTTGAGACAATCCAATCAGCGGAAGACAGCCGGGTGATGATGGTCGGTGATGGTGTTAATGATGCACCGGCACTTGCGGCGGCGTTCGTCGGAACTGCACTCGGTTCTGGAACTGATGTTGCTATTGAAGCAGCCGAAGTAACACTCATGCGAGATTCCCCTGCTGATGTCGTTCACGCTATCCGAATTTCTGAGGGCACTCTTTCAAAGATCAAACAAAATCTGTTTTGGGCACTTGGATACAACACTGCGATGATCCCTCTTGCGTCACTTGGATTATTACAGCCCGTCCTCGCTGCTGGGGCAATGGCGCTCTCATCGGTCTCAGTCCTTACAAATAGTCTCCTATTCAGAGGATATGACCCAAATAGTCGATATCGCTTTCTCAACTCACTCCGTCGAAATAAATGATGGATCTATATCTCGCTGATTCCCCTAGTTAACGCATATTATATATCACTATAGTTTATAGATTGTTCAAAACGAGTATCACAGACTACATGTAACTCGTATATTGTAGTTTTGAACGTTACATGCCCTGAGCACTTCACTACAATTTTCCGTTTAATACTTTTGCAGCGACGAGGACAGGATCCCATACTGGACTGAATGGGGGTGCGTATCCGAGATCCTGCTGTTCAAGTTCGCCAACAGTCATCCCAGCACCAAGCGCTGTCGCAATAGTATTGATGCGAACAGCGGCACGGTCAGCTCCAACAAGACTGCCACCGAGTAGCTGACCACTCTCTTGATCAGCGGTAAGCGTGACTGTTGTTTCCTCAGCACCTGGATAATATCCAGAGCGTGACCCAGCGGTGATTGTCTTCGTGATGGGATCAAATCCAGCTGCTTCTGCTCGGTCATGGTCAAGCACTCCCGTTCGTCCACAGCCGACTTCAAATGCTTTTAACATTGCCGTCTCAGCGACATGACCAACCTGTGTTGGCGACCCACCGACTGTGGCTCCGATTGCCCGTCCTGCCCGGTTTGCTGGAAGTCCAAGTGGACTCCATGTAGTTTCACCTGTGACGATCTGTTTGAGTTCAGCAACGTCTCCAGCTGCATATACATTCTCAACGTTTGTCTGTCCATATTCATCTACTGCGACTGCCCCAGCTGTTCCAAGCTCAATTGATGTCTCTGTGAGTAATTCGACATTTGGACGGATTCCAATCCCGATGAGTACAGCATCAACATTGAGTCGGTTTCCGCCTCCATAGACAATATCATCTAGCTGCCCGTCCGTCTCAGTAAGTCGATCAACTTCCTTGTTAAGATGAAGCGTTACGCCTGCTTTTTTTAATGTTGAGGCAATGACATCGCCAACTGCTGTCCCAAATGCGGGTAACAGCCGCTCTGGTCGCTGAAAGAGATGTACTGCGCAATCCCATGCACTGAATGCCTCAGCCATTTCTACGCCGACATATCCACCACCAACGATTGCAATTGTCTCTGGCGGTTGCATTGCCCCATACTGTTCAGCGACTGATGTCGTGAGCGCAGCTCCGCCACCTAGATTAGCACTATCGAACTCCGCTGGTGGTGTCAGGAACGACCGAAGTGCGGTCGCATCAGGCAATCCATGAAGCGTAAAGACCGTATCAAGATCAGCTCCCTCAATGGGCGCTGATATGGCGCGTGCTCCAGTCGCAATCAGTAGTTCCTCATATGGGTATTCGAAGGATTCGCCATTATTCACCACAGTTATGACATCGGATCTGGTATCGATCGCAGTTACCTCGTGATCTCGTCGAAAATCAATTCCTCGCTCCTCAATATCACGGGGTGAGAGTGACTGCAAATCCCTAAGGTGTTCAACGTCGCCTTTGATAAAGTACGGTGTTCCACAGTGTGCGTATGAAACCCACGACCCCTGCTCAAAGACGACCACATCCCGCGCTGGTGACTCCCGTCGATATTTACTTGCGGCTGATAATCCTGCAGCGTCACCACCAATTACGACGAATGGATCCGTCATGTGATATTGTCACTGTGCAATCAACGGATAGGTTTTGGGGGAGCGCATTTTATGTGCACACATAGATCATTTAATTATTATCGTTTAAGAAAAAACTGCCAATCTCAGTCGCTATGAGAGATTATACAGGGTCAAGGAGAATACCTGCGGGTTCAGCCGCAGGATAAATCCGACACCCCGGAGGAAATCTACGCTGCAATAGCCACGCTCAGATTTGGGACTCCGGAGCTTGAACTGACAGGCAGTCCCATATTTATGTAGGAATCAGATCGGGAACAGGGCAGGGCGATTCCGGTCACTCCGACGATGGCTGCTTCGCAACCCCAAGCAATGATAGTGATTAGTTTGAATAGTTTCACTGACGGTGTCGAATGATGCGGATTCAGCGGCTCCCATCGCCGGCACCGATAATCACGGCGGTAAAGACTTGCACGAATCACTATGAGACAGGAATCGGAACCAGTCAGGCGAACGGTCGGTTCATATAATATACTGAGCCGATGCAGATGCAGATGCAGTGCCCGACTGCCTGACAACACCGCAGAAAGCAACTTCGAGTCCACCGAAGTCTGCCGAACTCCCCAAGGTAAAATCAACTCCGGGAGTCCGGACACGATGGAGGATAGGAATACCGGGGGCTGAGATGTGGCACTCCCAGCGCTCCCAGCAGTCCCACTCGACTCGCCACAGTCCGTGAACCCCACACGGATTCTCACCGTGCCGGGGTTCGGTGGAACTGCAACCCTGAAATCTCCATCATTCACGCTCACACTCACGCTCAAGATTCCTCCGCGTTTACGTGGAGGAGAATGTCAATGGGTGATTCAATATAATTTACTTTCAGATTGATATTTCTTGCCCAAGCGTCGGTGCTGTGGCATCGAATTCACTCGCATTCAATTCATCAGCAAATCGCTGACAGCGATCACCATGATTAATGAGCACTCTCGTATCTTTATACTCATTAAGAAGCTCCATGAGACC from Haloquadratum walsbyi C23 harbors:
- a CDS encoding nitrite/sulfite reductase; amino-acid sequence: MPTDVERWKSEVYGQEIREHLFEFAEEGYDTIPEDERDAWFERFKWWGLYHQRNGQEGYFMMRIGTPNGVMKPGQLRVVGEIASEYATGPGVNPIFGDGYADFTTRQSIQLHWIELSDIPDIFEKLEENGLSTQQACGDSWRNIVGNPVAGKDAREVIDAWPVIHDLNETFKGNDDHSNLPRKWKVSVTGTPDGSGQGDINDLAFEPAYKTIDGEETVGFNVRVGGGLARNEPRFARDIDVWVPPADVSTVAGGLSALFRDNGDREDRYNARIKFLVDEWGADKVRETLQSEYVDFELHTAGRDVREEYTYNTGDGDRNDLIGVHEQHDGSYFIGLNVLVGRMGASDVLELADLASEYGSGEVRLSQRQNIIVTDIPKDAVDEFTSEQLLENYSPDPSPFMRGSVACTGTEFCSLSIVETKNRQVRYARWLKDNVTLPGDVDEFHIHLSGCTASCAQPQIADISLRGMKTRKNGEPVEALDVGLGGGLGAEPQFARWVTQRVPVDEIPGAISNLIETFAAERNDDESFRAFIDRHDNDELDSFVAPEETDYEDPMMHNTKRTWYPYAENDGLDAGPSAPADD
- a CDS encoding DUF6360 family protein yields the protein MSDRLLRVNAYTTLDLADVRARGHDFDVNTLGVVNVTAPRKNPDHVTLQVEIDHTTVEMLPAHADEVTLSASEARTIADDLHSYADRVENAQSSGSDDA
- a CDS encoding AsnC family transcriptional regulator, whose amino-acid sequence is MLDETDIQILELLIEDARRSYTDIAQVVNLSPPAVSDRIDRLGESGVIRRFTVELDRSQLRAGVPILVTLRPLTSAADSVYSAVRESPKVEHTFMTANNTITFSAHVRGDRVRAAINDIVDPSRIDSYDVSIVDTAEWSPTVGETEFALSCAECGNTVTTEGRSEQIGGTKRQFCCPSCLDRFRKRYNRIEADADTR
- a CDS encoding heavy metal translocating P-type ATPase; translation: MPTQSTRIDIAGMSCATCSQSVQDALSSLSGVETVSVNVATDEAAVTHDPTTVSVKQLYDTISSAGYDPLDERASIGITDLSCSSCAQTVESALESASGVLTADVNAAIDEAQIQYNPAMMARSDLADIITSAGYTPIADGSNPRNSHDVSTENNSNDTDINTESDNTDARETARTAEIDRQRRLTIFGAVLATPLVGFLLAHLFMPNAIPATIPYLDIPFGWVAFVLATPIQLVLGREFYENSYTAVVRNRTANMDVLIALGSSTAYLYSVVALLDILPQAGLYFDTAALILVFITLGNYLEARSKGQASSALRALLEMEADTATIIEDNTEQTIPVSDITVGDQLRVRPGEQIPTDGAVIEGSSAVDESMVTGESVPVSKSPGDTVVGSTVNQNGVITIEATKIGSDTAIQQIVQTVKEAQSRQPDIQQFADRISAYFVPAVILNAVVWALLWFAFPSTLASLTEFIPAIGIIAGGPVVAGGTVSTVEFAVLVFASAVLIACPCALGLATPAATMVGTTIGAKNGILFEGGDVLERVRDIDTVVFDKTGTLTTGEMSVTDVIALNPQTDGGQLDSENNGLLDSNTRSSGASIDTDSDADVDAEIKTKTDIDPDPDLVRTPREMAVLRLAASAEQNSEHPLGDAIVSAARKCDLNIPTATEFNAIPGQGVRATVDQQTVIVGNDRLLKNAGIDIDPAASTLRELESNGKTAMLVGVIDNPDVSILDDTDTDTEITDTRRLVGVIADADTIKDSAMDAVETLRARGTNVHLITGDNERTAKAVASQVGIDPENVRAEVLPEAKADAVETIQSAEDSRVMMVGDGVNDAPALAAAFVGTALGSGTDVAIEAAEVTLMRDSPADVVHAIRISEGTLSKIKQNLFWALGYNTAMIPLASLGLLQPVLAAGAMALSSVSVLTNSLLFRGYDPNSRYRFLNSLRRNK
- a CDS encoding FAD-dependent oxidoreductase, which codes for MTDPFVVIGGDAAGLSAASKYRRESPARDVVVFEQGSWVSYAHCGTPYFIKGDVEHLRDLQSLSPRDIEERGIDFRRDHEVTAIDTRSDVITVVNNGESFEYPYEELLIATGARAISAPIEGADLDTVFTLHGLPDATALRSFLTPPAEFDSANLGGGAALTTSVAEQYGAMQPPETIAIVGGGYVGVEMAEAFSAWDCAVHLFQRPERLLPAFGTAVGDVIASTLKKAGVTLHLNKEVDRLTETDGQLDDIVYGGGNRLNVDAVLIGIGIRPNVELLTETSIELGTAGAVAVDEYGQTNVENVYAAGDVAELKQIVTGETTWSPLGLPANRAGRAIGATVGGSPTQVGHVAETAMLKAFEVGCGRTGVLDHDRAEAAGFDPITKTITAGSRSGYYPGAEETTVTLTADQESGQLLGGSLVGADRAAVRINTIATALGAGMTVGELEQQDLGYAPPFSPVWDPVLVAAKVLNGKL